ATATCTGTATAACCTAACAAAATAATATAACGCTTTTAGGTGTCATTAGGAACCACAGGTTTATCTTTCTCTTATGTAGTCCCTTATAACATCCGATATCAAAATAGTCAAAAAAATAATGATAGTTAAAAGAAGTTCTTCGATCTACTCCTACTCTACAGAGCACTAATTTTCTCACTTTAAATCAGAGAACACAACTCAACCTTTTAGCAAATAAATTAGAATTAATAATTCTTCGCTAAGAAGAAATAATAATCAATAGATGAGTTTAAACTATAACAGAATAAAAGTCGCTGATCTAGAAACAAATCAACGCGATAAAATCTTAATAACAAACTCCAGTGGTACACTAGAGTTTAGTGATATAACATCAGTTTTAGATTTAAAAACATTCAAATAAAAAACAATAACTGTAACTAAGTAAATTTTTACATTTTACTTTATAATAAAGCCACCATAAATCTTTATATGGTGGCTTTATCTATATAATTTAAAAAACCAAAAATGTCATTTCTCATCAATCAAATCTATAATCATATCATAAATTGTTGCGTTCTGTCAAACTCTCATAAATTTTTCGGTTCTGAATCTATAAACAGCTGTATAATCATTTGTGTCGAAACTTACTTTACATAGCTTTTTTGAATACTTTCTTCAATCAAAGAAAATCCTCCTGTTCCGTGATCGGTTGTTTCAATCCATAATATTTCTGGATTCCAATTTACAAATTCCATTATTTTCCTGACAAGTTGATCAAAATTCAGAATTTCTCTGACCTTATATTCTATTATTATTCCCGTGGTCCTCTCAATTAATTTTGAATGCATTCTGCTATAATAAAATGCAGCTTTTTTAATATTTTTTTTACTGCAAAAGTTCTAATATTGAAAATAAACCCCAATAAGACACAAAAAGAATATATGCTCATTATGCATTATGATACTTCCTAAAAATGATTATCACTCAAACAATTTCCTAACTAGTGTTTAAAAAAAAGTAATTTTTTAGACGTGCAACAATTAAAAATCAAAATTGTAGCTACACCGTAAATTAAATATCTGTCCTTCTATTTTATAAAGATTTTTTCTACGATTATTTATTAAGATTCTTAAAGATAATCATTGATTATTTTTTCTATAGTGCAATCTTTAGTACACTTTACCTACAAAACAGGTATTTCTACCTGCCCGTAAAACACTGGAAATAAAGTAGTTTTGTTACATCAAAAACACTTAAACTATTTTATTATGGATGAAATAATGGGAACCATTAAAATTTTCGCATTTAATTTTGCTCCAAAACAATGGGCGCTCTGCAATGGTCAGCTTTTGTCAATCTCGCAGAATAGTGCATTGTTTTCCTTACTTGGCACTATGTATGGTGGCGATGGGGTATCTACTTTTGCTCTGCCAGATCTTAGAGGGAGATCTATGATTGGAATTGGACAAGGTAATGGTTTGTCTTTTATAACTCAGGGACAAAAAGCGGGTACAGAAAATGTTACCTTAAATACCACCACCATGCCAGGTCATATGCACCCTATCGTAGCTGGAACTGCAGTCGCTACTTGTGCTGCAAAAGCTTTAGCAGGCGGTACTATAAGTAACGAATGTGATAATGGCGGAAATTCCTTTTCTACCGGAGGGGCAACAGCAAACATTTACTCTGAACCAAATGTAAATTACGCAAAAATTGGCGGCGTTACTAATACCATTAGCGGTTCAACTTCTGCTATAGGTAGCAATGTGCCTTTTGACATCCGAAATCCTTACGTGGGAATAAATCACTGTATTTTATTGTATGGCGTTTTCCCTTCCAGGAATTAATAATGGTGCAGAGCGTAATCAAAAAGAAGTTAGGCTCATAAACCAGTTAAAACAAATAAACTCATCATTAATCTAATCAAATAAAAAACATGGACGAATATTTAGGAACAGTAAAAGCTTTCGCATTTAATTTCGCACCAAGAGGCTGGGCTTTTTGCCAAGGTCAGATTATATCAATATCACAAAATACCGCATTATTTTCATTACTTGGAACAACTTATGGAGGCAACGGACAATCAACATTTGCTTTGCCAGATTTAAGAGGCCGTACAATTGTACATCCTGGTGCAGGACCAGGGTTATCTCCTGTTGTACTAGGTGAGGTAAGCGGAACTGAAAATGTTACTTTAACACTAAATAATTTACCTTCTCACGTACACCCGCTGGTAGCAGGAACTGGCGCAGGACAAGTTAGCGTCTCAACAGTTATTAATGCTTTAAATGGTGGTACAATATCTAATGAATGTGATAATGGCACAAACTCTTTTTCTACCGGAGGGGCAACAGCAAATATGTATAGTGAGCCAGGAGGAACTGCAAGTGCGATTGGAGGAATAACAACAACCATTAGCGGCTCTACAAGCCCTGTAGGAAACAACCAGGCTTTTGGCATTAGAAATCCTTATTTAGGAATCAATATGTGTATTTGTATGGAAGGTGTTTTTCCTTCCAGAAATTAATAAAATTATAAGACAGAGGTAAAAATCCTCTGTCTTTTAAATCTTAATTTATGACAAAAGATATTAAAATAGGTATCCTAGTTCCAAAATCACAACAATATCCAACATTAGACAGGGATTTTATACGAGGAATAAAGCTAAACAATCTCGACGTAAAATTCTATGTAGAAAGTATTGGTATAGGTGCCGATGAAAAAATGATAATTGACAAAATACAGAAATTCAATTTTCAGGAAGATATAAACATTATTATAGGCTTTTTTGGGCATAATAATATGTCTCAGGTTTATGAGTATACTTCAAAAAATGATATTGTATTAATTGCATCAGATCTTGGAGCAACAATACCTTATGGTGCTTTAACTTGTAAAGGGGCTTATATAAATTCATTGGGATTAACAGAATCCTGTTATCAGTTAGGCAATTATCTAATCAATAAAAATTACCAAAAAATTGCAAGTGCAACTTCGTACTATGATTCAGGTTATGGTATGTTATCTGCCATAGAAAAAGCATTTGATGGCCAGACCAATTTTTCCGGTCATTACATTACGCCTTTTATTCCCCGCCAGGACGAGGCTATACATATGGATCAATTTATTACAGCTCAGGAACCTGATGCTGTTTTTGCATTCTACAGTGGTTTGTATGCTGAGGAGAATGCTGATTTTATCGCGCAAAACAAGATTACTCAAAAATATCCTTTTTACGTAACTCCGTTTTTTATTAACGATCAGGTTATAGCACATTATAAAAGCAATCCTCATGAACTTTATATTGTGAGTTCATGGATGAATACCAAAGGTGAAAATCTGGATTTTGAAAAAGAATACCAAAACCACTATTCTGATGATCCTACTATTTTTTCTGTTTTAGGATATGAAAACGGACTTGTTGTAAAAAATATTCTTACCGTGACTAACAACGAAACCAAAACCAGCATTTTAATAGACGAAATAAACAAATTAAATATTGCCGGTCCAAGAGGAATTATCCAGTTTGATAAAGATACTAACAGAACAATATTTAACCACTATATATATGAATTAAATCTGGATTCTTCCAGTACTATTAGCTTTAAAAAGATCGAGACATTGGTAAATGAAGGATCTTTTATTAAAGCAATTACTTCTTACAAAGAGCCTGTCCAGCTTACTGGCTGGCAAAATGCTTACTTATGTCATTAACTTAAAATCTTATGTTATGAAAAGAAAATTACTTTTATTACTAATTATATCTCTCGGCGCGTTATTTGCGCAACCAAAAGCATACTCGCAAACACTTAGTCCTGGCGATATTGCTTTTATTGGATATAATACCAGCCCTACAGATGGTTTTTCCTTTATTACCTTAAAACTTATACCAAAAGATACCGAAATCTTTTTTACGGAGCGCGGATGGGGTAATGGAACCTGGGTAGCTGGAAGCACTGAACCTCATTTAAAATGGAAAGTTCCAGTTGATACCCCGGCAGGAACCATTATTTCAGTAATAGAAACAACTACCGCTGATACTTTCACGGTCACCGGTACAACAGGTCTGGCAATGGTAGCCGGATTTACTGGTTTTAACCTCTCTGGCGGTGATCAAATGTTGGCTTATCAATCTCCTACCGGACTGGCTGAACCTGCTTCTCCTGTTTTTATTGCAGGTGTAAATGGAGACTATAATTCTGGTGATTATGATGCTGTAACACATTGGAATCTAACAACTACAAGTGGGGGTAATTCAAGCGCATTGCCTGCAGGACTTACAAATGGGGAAAATTGTGTCTCTTTATTTCCGGGCACTGGCGAAATTGCAAACAATAAATATAATGGAACATTAAGTGGTCAGGTATCTGTTATTCTGGCTGCAATAAATAATTATACCAATTGGATACATGATCCTACAACAAACTATACTATTACAGCTGCAGGCTATCCTGCACCAGCATTAATCTTATCAGTTGCACCCACTGTTACTACCGCGGCAGCAACGAGTGTTAAATCTGTATCCGCAACTTTGGGCGGTCAGGTAACTGCTGATGGTGGAGATGCAAGTATAGAAAGAGGTGTTGTTTGGGCAACCACAGTAAATCCTACTACATCAAATAATAAGGTTATAATTGCAGGTGCTTTAGGAAACTTTAGTCAAACTATAACCGGACTTCCTGCGGGAACTTTAATCCATTTTAGGGCTTATGCAAAAAATGGTGCAGGTACCAATTATGGTACTGATCTAACCTTTACAACGGGGACTGCTTTAAATGTTTCTTCATTCTCACAAATTAATGTTAAGTGTAAAGGAGATTCAACCGGTTCTGCAAGTGTTGTTATAGCCGGAGGTACTACTCCATATTCTTATTCCTGGTCTCCGTCTGGAGGAACCGGAGCAACTGCAAGTAATCTTTCTGCCATAAACTATTCTGTAACTATCACTGACGGCGAATTAACCCAAATAACAAAAAATTTTACTATAATTGAACCCGCAGCAATACTTGGTAGCAGCATATCAAGTCAGACCAATGTGAGCTGTAATGGCGGTGCTACCGGAAGCGCTACCGTAGCACCTTCTGGAGGAGCTAGTCCTTACTTCTATTCCTGGGCACCATCAGGAGGAACCGGAGCAACAGCCTCTGGACTTACTGCACAAACCTATACTGTAACGATTACAGACAATAACTCGTGTACAACAACACAAACAGTAACGATATCAGAACCTACATTAGTACAATCTTCACCTGCTATCAGTGCTCAGCCAACTGCTTTTTCTGCTTGTGCGGGGGCAAATACTTCTGTTACAGTTACAGCAACTAATGCTTCAACATATCAATGGCAGGTAGATAGTGGTTCAGGATTTGTAAATATCACAAATGGAGGAACTGCTCCGCTCTATTCAGGAGCCAATACGGCAACTCTTGCTATCAGTAATGCAACAGGAGCAATGAATGGTTTTGCTTACAGAGTTATACTTACAAGTTCTTGTTTGAAAACGACGACATCAAATAATGCAGCGCTTACTATCAATGTAAGTCCTTCAATTTCATCACAGCCGTCTTCAAGTACTATTTGTGCAGGAGCAAACACTACAT
The sequence above is drawn from the Flavobacterium sp. N2038 genome and encodes:
- a CDS encoding phage tail protein, translated to MDEIMGTIKIFAFNFAPKQWALCNGQLLSISQNSALFSLLGTMYGGDGVSTFALPDLRGRSMIGIGQGNGLSFITQGQKAGTENVTLNTTTMPGHMHPIVAGTAVATCAAKALAGGTISNECDNGGNSFSTGGATANIYSEPNVNYAKIGGVTNTISGSTSAIGSNVPFDIRNPYVGINHCILLYGVFPSRN
- a CDS encoding phage tail protein; its protein translation is MDEYLGTVKAFAFNFAPRGWAFCQGQIISISQNTALFSLLGTTYGGNGQSTFALPDLRGRTIVHPGAGPGLSPVVLGEVSGTENVTLTLNNLPSHVHPLVAGTGAGQVSVSTVINALNGGTISNECDNGTNSFSTGGATANMYSEPGGTASAIGGITTTISGSTSPVGNNQAFGIRNPYLGINMCICMEGVFPSRN
- a CDS encoding ABC transporter substrate-binding protein, with product MTKDIKIGILVPKSQQYPTLDRDFIRGIKLNNLDVKFYVESIGIGADEKMIIDKIQKFNFQEDINIIIGFFGHNNMSQVYEYTSKNDIVLIASDLGATIPYGALTCKGAYINSLGLTESCYQLGNYLINKNYQKIASATSYYDSGYGMLSAIEKAFDGQTNFSGHYITPFIPRQDEAIHMDQFITAQEPDAVFAFYSGLYAEENADFIAQNKITQKYPFYVTPFFINDQVIAHYKSNPHELYIVSSWMNTKGENLDFEKEYQNHYSDDPTIFSVLGYENGLVVKNILTVTNNETKTSILIDEINKLNIAGPRGIIQFDKDTNRTIFNHYIYELNLDSSSTISFKKIETLVNEGSFIKAITSYKEPVQLTGWQNAYLCH